A genome region from Anaerobaca lacustris includes the following:
- the pelA gene encoding pectate lyase translates to MDRMGDISGAAGRLAAAGVLIWGCLLSALAAGSWRNYRDKPDEWYRSEEGRRIAENVLSWQSPQGGWPKNTSTMSQAFSGSPDELRGTFDNGATVDELRFLGRAFRATGDRRCAQAFLKGFDHILEAQYPTGGWPQYYPPGRGYPRHVTFNDSAMIRLMIFLREVATSDYEFVDAARREAALGAVERGIECILRCQIIVDGKRTAWCAQHDEVDYRPRPARTYELVSLSGGESAGILRFLMSLDDPSREVAEAITAAVAWFESVKLTGIRLTSVDGDRAIVEDADAPPLWARFYEIGTNRPIFSGRDGIKKYSMAEIEAERRNGYAWYGRWGQSLASEYAEWRTKWPAQSSN, encoded by the coding sequence ATGGATAGAATGGGAGACATCTCGGGGGCGGCTGGGCGCTTGGCGGCCGCCGGGGTTCTGATATGGGGTTGTCTGTTGTCGGCGTTGGCTGCTGGTTCCTGGCGGAACTATCGCGACAAGCCGGACGAGTGGTATCGCAGCGAGGAGGGCAGACGCATTGCCGAGAACGTTCTGTCCTGGCAATCGCCGCAGGGCGGCTGGCCCAAGAACACCAGTACGATGTCCCAGGCCTTCTCCGGCTCGCCAGACGAGCTGAGAGGGACGTTCGACAACGGCGCGACGGTGGACGAGCTGCGATTCCTGGGGCGAGCCTTTCGCGCGACGGGCGATCGACGCTGCGCGCAGGCGTTTCTCAAAGGGTTCGATCACATCCTCGAAGCGCAGTATCCCACCGGCGGTTGGCCCCAGTACTATCCGCCCGGCAGGGGGTACCCGCGACATGTCACGTTCAATGACAGCGCGATGATTCGCCTGATGATCTTCCTGCGCGAGGTCGCGACGTCGGATTATGAATTCGTCGATGCGGCGCGGCGCGAAGCGGCCCTGGGTGCCGTAGAGCGCGGCATCGAGTGCATCCTCCGGTGTCAGATCATCGTCGACGGGAAGCGGACGGCCTGGTGCGCCCAGCACGATGAGGTCGATTACCGTCCGCGTCCGGCCCGCACCTACGAACTGGTCTCCCTCAGCGGCGGCGAGAGCGCCGGCATCCTTCGATTCCTCATGAGTCTGGACGATCCGAGTCGCGAGGTCGCCGAGGCTATCACTGCGGCCGTGGCGTGGTTCGAGTCGGTCAAGCTGACCGGCATCCGGCTGACCAGTGTCGATGGCGACCGGGCCATCGTCGAGGACGCCGATGCGCCGCCTCTGTGGGCCCGGTTCTACGAGATCGGGACGAACCGTCCGATTTTCTCCGGACGCGACGGGATCAAGAAGTACAGCATGGCCGAGATCGAGGCCGAACGCCGCAACGGATATGCCTGGTATGGCCGCTGGGGCCAATCGCTGGCGTCGGAATACGCCGAGTGGAGGACAAAGTGGCCGGCGCAGTCATCCAACTGA